A window of Fusarium oxysporum Fo47 chromosome II, complete sequence genomic DNA:
aagccagagccagaggaGGCTGAGCCGGGTGTACAGACTGTGGtgttcaagaagagaaaacCCAAGGGCATTCGGCAAAAGTGATGAGATTGTCGCTGTGTACTATACAACTACTTGCATTCCTGGAGCATATAATGATACCATCTATACGAATAATGAATGATATTCACCACATCCCACATACACCGACTTCctcaaaagtcaaaatgCTATGCCGTGGAATAGTTTCGTAATTCGGCATTTGGCCCAATGTCCATATCCGTATATCCCGTCGGAGTTAAAAGTCTAAAAGCGAAAAATGAAGCCTAATGGGGATAGCTTCAAAACCATCCACAAGCAGACTCCTCTCCCAGACCCAGATATCCCACCTTTCACCAATTAGCACAGAGAGGTTGCTTAGAAAGCACACGGGAATAGTTCACGGAACGGCCATTGTTTGTGGGGTAACACGGCATCTCGGCCTCGATTAATTGCGTCACTCGGAAGGACCTGGGTCCGCTTGGAAAGAGGATATAAACTCGGCCAAGTAACCTCCGAGAAATTTCCCCCCCATTCTACAATTCTGCAGAGAAACAGAAAACTACTATCACAATGGCTTCTAACCAACCTGCTAAGTGCTGCACCGAGGGTGTTCGCCATGAGTAAGTCTACCCCGAAAATGGTGTTCGCGCAATTTATATCTAATGCTTCCTTTGCAGAGGCGAGCCCACCGGCAAGATGATCAAGCTCGATAGCGGTCTTGACGCCTACATCGCGACAGCTCCCGCGGACAAGGCGCATAAGGGTACCGGAATTGTCTACATTGCCGATATCTTCGGAATCTGGACCAACAGCAAGTTGATGGCTGACCAATTCGCCGCCAACGGCTACACCACCATCATTCCCGACATTTTCAACGGCGATGTTATGCCTCTGCCTATGCCTGAGGGTCTTGATATCATGAGCTGGATCACAAAGGGTGCCAAAGGCGATAACCCCCACACCCCCGCTCAGATCGACCCTATTATCGCTGAGTCTATCAAGACGCTCAAGGAGCAGGGTGCTACTAAGATTGGAGCTGTCGGATACTGCTTCGGCGCCAAGGTACGGCTGTTTACCTCAACTTAAAAGCACATCGCTAACAGTCTCAGTACGTTATTCGCAACTACAGCGCGGGCATCGACGTCGGTTACGTCGCTCACCCCTCGTTcgtcgaggaagaagagctcaaggccatcacCGGTCCCCTCTCCATTGCCGCTGCTCAAACCGACAACATCTTCCCCGCCGAAAAGCGTCACCGATCCGAGGAGATTCTGATCGAGACTGGCAAGCCTTTCCAGATCAACCTGTTCTCTCACGTCGAGCATGGTTTTGCTGTGCGCGCTGATCTGAAGgacaagaggaagaagtttgCCAAGGAGCAGGCTTTCTTCCAGGCCGTGCAGTGGTTTGATGAGTACCTTATTTAGAGTCAGGTAGATGAGTTAATGATGTATAAAGATGCTTAATAGAGGTTCAAGAATGTAAATGGTTGTATGACATGCTCAGTGAAACCTTGTCTTGGACTGAAGCGAAACCTTATGACGGCAGAGGATCTAGAACCTGCACACGCTAAACAAGAGGGAGTGCTGGGCATTGCAGGAAAATCTAGATACATCACGAGGCATGGAGTTTTGGTCAATATTAGTTCTACAATTACTATTTGTTATACCCGTCTTGGCTTTCACCAAGTCAGATTCGCGATGCTCTTCCCGCCACGGTATCCAGATCCACGGAtccattctcatctcaagCCACTGACACAACCCCTGCATGGACCCCCACTGCCCCAAAGTTTCAGTGCCTTCAGAGCACGCTCTCCCGCTCAGGGGAACCTTCGGTGCCGACTCCACTGTGGCGCACCCACTGTCGAGTGAACCGGTTCACTCCAGTCCAGTTCAGTTGCGTCTTGTCTCATGGTGATTCAATGCTGACAATCCATTTtccactgcaacgtctcTTCTTTCACCACACGCGACAACCTCCAACTAATTGACCTTCGTTACGAAAACCCCATTACTAGAGGGAAAAAGCCATGCTTCGAGAGCCTCAGCCTTGGTGATGGCCGCCTCCGTCGATTCCATCAATTCTCATCACCTCCCACCGCTTCTATCACCGTCCTCAActcctcctccatcatgCGCCGACACAACAAACGACAAAATCCCCACGATCACCTCCGACGAAGACCACTCTTCTGAAGAAGGTTCCCACAGGAGTAGCAGCGTGCGTCGCGTCGAGTCCAACTCTTCTATTTCCGAACCAGCGgtcgaggatgacgaggatcaagaacaagagcccgCGGAGGAGACTCTagacaaagacaaggacCAGGATGACAGTACTGCTGTACCCTCTGGCAGGGCCAGTCGCAGCAGTACGATAAGCAATACCACGAACCCTAATGTTCGACGTCTCTCTGCGACTGAGATGCAGCGCCTCACAAACTCTCCTGAGTCGTTACCTGTGGCCCCCGCGCCAGAACGGAGGTCAATTGACCAAGAATCTGCATCACATCTTCTCGATCAGCGCGAGGCTATACGACAGCCTACGATGCGCCTCGATGATCCGACTCCCCCAGCGCAGCCAAATGGTGTCGCCGTAGAAGCCCGCACTGGCTTGACTTCTGCTCTGCGGACTGCGAGAGATATTCAGATGGACATTCACCGACGCCCATCGCCTGGAGCGAGAACTCTATCCACGCCCCCTACGAGTCGAGTGTTAGGCAGTGATTCGAGTGGGACGTCTTCACCGAGACGATACTCTTCCTTCAACTCAACTGGACGACCTACGTCTTTACATCTCAACCTCGATGGTACTGGTGGAACATCTCCAGTTCTCGGCGCCCGGTCGACACCTGCAACAGCTATACCTCTTCAAACGGACTCTTCAGGACTCCGACCACCATCACCGATTCCACCGATCATTCCTCTTCCGCCCATGTCGTTACCTACACATCTACAGCTGGAATTGGCAGCTCAAAGACCTAGTCCGTTATACATCCACCAGTCCCACGCTTACGATATTCCCTACGAATCCAATGCCGTCAAATTCGAGCGTCTTAAGAATGTGATCCTCCTACCGCCCCATCTCGAAATGACTCTTAACTTTGGAGCTCTAGCATGTCTCGATGCTTGGCTTTGGAACTTCACCATTCTTCCCATGCGCTTTATCCAGGCTGTCAGCATGCTAGTTCGTTGGTGGGGCTATGTCATCCTTAAAGAAGTTCGATGGCTCCTCGGCTTCGTGTGGTATGGTCTTGGACGGCTTTGGCGAAGAGGTAGGACCTCGCGAGCCGATGAGACCTCTGATGAAGGAAGATCACGCAGTGAAAGTCGTCCTCGAGGTCGTTCGAACGATGAAAACGGGAGTCATGATCTCAAGGCAAACGGAAACGGGAATGGAAACGGACACTTCAAGCCTTTGCAGTCTCGATCTCAACCCAAGTCTGGAGCATTTCGTCATAGGAGGACGAAGTCCATGCCTTCAAATCTCTCGGCCTTTCACAAAGCTGATCTCCTCCAAGGCGCTGTCATAATATGCAGTtccatggccttgatgaCTCTTGACGCGAGTCGTATGTATCACTTCATTCGAGCTCAATCCGCCATCAAACTCTACGTCATATACAACATTCTTGAAGTCGGCGATCGACTTCTTTCAGCTCTGGGACAGGATATTCTGGAGTGTCTCTTCAGCACGGAAACGCTCTCACGTAATGCGTCTGGTCGTTCCAAAGTCCTTCTTCCGCTGGGCATGTTTATGCTTGCTCTTGTATACTGCTGTCTTCACTCGATTGCACTGTACTATCAGGTCATCACCCTCAATGTTGCCGTAAATTCTTACTCCAACGCCCTGTTgactcttcttctctcgaACCAATTCGTTGAGATCAAGTCAACTGTCTTCAAGCGCTTCGAGAAAGACAATCTCTTCCAGCTCACCTGCGCCGACATTGTCGAGCGTTTCCAGCTTTGGATCATGCTGTTCATCATCGGGATGCGTAACGTCGTCGAGGTTGGCGGCCTCAGCGTCCCCGGTGCTGGCTCGGAGTCATATGATGAGACATCTGTACCCCATCATAGCCCCTCTATCCTACCACACAGCTTTACTGTATTACCCTCGTGGCTCATGTCAGGCGAAGTTCTCTCCCCTTTCTTCATTGTCATTGGTAGTGAGATGCTTGTCGATACAATTAAACACGCCTATGTGACGAAGTTTAACAACATCAAGCCAGCATTCTACAGCCGTATCCTTGATATCTTGTgtaaagattattatacCAATGTAAGCCGTCCTCATCCCTTCTCGTGTTACAACTAACGCCCCTAGGCTTTCATGACTCCCTCTCTGACCAAGCGTCTTGGTCTCGCTGTCATACCCCTATCTTGTCTCTTTATTCGCGCCTCCATCCAAACCTACCACATGCTTCTGTCCACACATCTCCCTATGCCTATGCCGATGCCTATCCCCCAATCAACACAAACATCCCTTTCCGAAGAATCAGCCACACCCTCATCACCCGCTATGATAGCCGCCCTCAACCGCTTCGACTCTCTTATCCGCGACTCTCTCGGCCGCGCAACATACGGCTATCCCTATGGCTCACCCCTAAACTCCCGCCCATGGTACTCCTGGACATCCGACGACTTCATCGCCGCCGTAACCAtggtcgtcgtcttcttcatcgccttccTCGTCCTACTCATTCTCAAACTCCTTCTAGGCATGGTCCTTCTCAAATACTCCCGTAACAGATATGCAAAAATGAAACGTGCAGAACACCAGGGCCGCGCTCCTGAATCTTTTGATACACCCGGTGGACGACGAGTTGGCGGTTTTGGCcaagttgaggttggagaagagagacagCGATGGATTCATGCTGATAGGAACGAGGGGTTGAAGGGTGGTAAAGGACCGGGGAAGAGGGTTGAGAAGAcggaaaagaagaaggatgattTTGAGAAGGTGATGAGGTATGAGATGGTTGCCAAGAGGATTTGGTGATTGCATTATTCTGTAGCATTCTATGGCGTTATACTTTCGAATTATATGATCAAGTTTTAAGATAACAATTCTGTTATCATCTTATCAAACATGCATGCGCTGGTGCACTTATGAAGCAGTATGAAGGAAACAAATGTCCATATGGAAAGGTATCTTTCTAATCCTAGGTATCAAAAGTCCTCTATCCTCGAAGCCATTAAAGCTTCATCGTGAAATCCCAGCGCTTGCCATCCCTAATTTTCCTTTTCCCATCCCATGCCCTTTTATACCCATGCAGCTGCTTTGCATGGTGCTACTACGTTATACTCTATCAACGCATCGTAGTCTAGTGCGTGCTTTTTCTTCATCAAATCATATCGCAGTTCGTCACTTTTATGTAATCCACCAAACCGAAAATTCGTCAAGTCGTGATGTTTGTCCGTTTACTGAATACCAGCAAGCTTGAGCAGGCCGGGGTTGTTGGCCAGGAGGTCAGGCTTAGCCTTGTACAGGTTCTGGACGGTGTGCTGGAGAATCTCCCGAGTCTCAGGCTCAAGCTGCTCCTCAGGGGGGCTGAGGACCTTCTCGAACACGTTGATAAGCTGGGGAGTAAGCTGCTCAACAGTGGGGTTGGACTGCTGGTagagcttgaagatgttgtcGTAGATAGGAGCGTTCTCCTCGTAGTCCTCCTGGAGGGGAAGGACATTGATAACGGCGGGAAGAGCCTGAGCAACGAATTCGTTGTTGGGGTTCTTGGTCATCATACGAGAAACTGCGCCGGCAACGTTGTCGGTCATGCGCATCTCGTTGACAGTCAGGAGAGGCTCGAGCTTCTCCCAAAGAAGAGGGTACATGGGGAAAGTCTTGCCGGTGTCGGCAGAGTTGAGGACAACAAGACCAATGGCGTAAGCAGCGTTAGACTTGGCCAGAGGGTCAGGATCTGTGAGGCGGCGGACAAGAGCTTGGCCAAGAGACTCAGTGAAGGGAGTGATGGCCTCGCCAGTGTACTTGGTAATCTCAGCGATGGTGCCAACAGCCGTGGATCGGTGAAGGTCCTCGCTGGAGCTGGCAAGTCGGAGAATAGGCTTCTCGAAGATCTTCCAGAGCTCACCGAAGTTGTTACCGAGAGCAGCAGCCAGGCCGACGACGACGTCAAGAGCAGTGTCAATGACGAGCCAGTCGTACTCGGAAGAACCGGCATCAACCtcttgctcctcctcctcgtcgccaAGATCTTGCTGGCAAGGGTGAGATCGGGTAATGATAAGACCAACGACCGAAACCATCTCCTGGAGGAGGCCATCCTtggaagcaagaagagcaggaCCGCAAGCCTTGAGGGTGGCAGCGACGTTGCGGTTGATGTCAGTAACGACGGAACTATTTGACTATTAGTAATGATTCAAGACCAGAATGCAAGAAACAAGAAGTAACAGTGCCATGAATCAGAAGTAGATTAGACGTTTTCTCAGCAACCGCATTTTGCGTCTGAGTGAGCTGGGTATAACGCAAGGTATTCATCATATTGGCAGAAACAGAAATGACAATGGGGTAAACTAACCGTTCGCTGTCGTCAGACCAGATGGTCATAGTGgccttctcaagagcctgGCCCATGCTGATGAGCGAAGTAGGGGGAGTGTGCTTAGGGGGAAGACCAGCCTCCCACTTGACACCAGCGCCCTCCTCCCAGACCTGGAAGACACGGGCGTAGGTGCGCCAGAGGGTGGAGATGGCGGTCTTTCGGCATCCCTCGTATGTGTGCTCGGTAAAGGGAGAAACCTTCTCGATGGTCTGCTCGACGTAGGTCTCGAGGTTGGAGCTGTTGCAAGAGTTGGAGATGACATCACCAAGGACGTCGAGAGCAATCTCCTGCTCAAGAGCGACAGCAGTCACAGCACCGAGATCTTCGAGGTCCTCGATATCATCCCAGTCCTCGTCACCGCCAGTGGCGATGGTGATATCGTCCTGAGTCTCGGGAGCCTTGACCTTAACACGCTTGCCACCAACGACGATGGCACCGTCACCAAGCTGGCTAGCGTCAACACCGGGAAGctcgatctcctcctcctcgagctcgagagaagagaaaaggccCTTGAAGACACCGGGAAGGAAGTGGTCGAACTGCTCGTGGTAGACCTTGGACAAATTGGACCACAGGATGAAACTGGTCTCCTTGAGGCGGGGGTTGTCAAGGCCGAGAGCCTCCTCGCTAGCGGACATGAGGTCCATGACATAGGGCTGGAAAGACTCAGAGCCGACGGCCATGGCGATGCGGCCCAAGCTGTCGCAGGTGGAGCTTCGGAGGTCGAGAGACTCCTCACCCTCCTTGATAGAGACGAACTTGCCAAGAGAGGACATGACATCCTTGAAGTAAGGCTCGAAGCCCTTCTCCATGGAAGAAGCGATGGCACCAATagcagaagcagcagcagccttgacgCCAAAGTCCTCGTGGTCGAGGAGACGGACCATGGGGCCAATCAAATTGGGACCATACTGGGCCATGATCTTGGTGTCAATGCCGTCACCAAAGGTATCGAGGGCACCGCAGGCGCAGCGAATGATGCTGACGTTCTTCTTGTCGGAGACGCCCTGAGAGGCAGcctcgaggttcttgaggacgGAAGCAATGATCTGCTCGTGGTGAGAAGACATCTCGTCggccatctcctcagcaaGGTGGATCAAACCAACAAGAGAGGCATGTCGGACCTGAGTCTCGGAGTCCTCCAGAAGAGAGATGATGGTAGGGAGAAGAGGCTGGAGTTGAGTAGAGATGAAGTCAGGAGCACCCTCAGCAGCGTTACCGAGAGCGAGCATAGCCGCCATACGGAACTTAGGATCGTTGTTGGTAGCGAAGTGGGGGAATTGCTCGAGGAGAGGAACAATAGCCTGTCGGGGAGGGAGCTCGTTGGACAAGGTGtcgatgaggctgatggCGGTACGGGCAGGAGACATgtcctcctcgtcgtcatcggcgTCGAGCTCGGTAACAATGTGCATGGCCTTGACCATGAGCTCAGCGGCCATGTCCTTCATGCCCTGAATCTTCATGCGTCGGTAGCGGACACACTGGATGAGGAAAGCAAGAGCCTGAGATCGGGCGTCTTCTTCAGCGTTGACGTTGCCACCAAGCTCAATCATGAAGGTAAGGAGGTCACGGAGGTGAAGGGCAAGGAGGGAAGAGTCGTAAGCAATGAAAGAGTGGAAGACCTCGAAAACGATCTTGTagctctcttcatcctcagcctcgaCGGTAgccttgagaatgttgaCCAGGCTGGGAACAAAGTTCTGCATTGCCTTGAGGGACTCGGGGTCCTCCTCAGGCTCAACGATCATGAGGATAGCACCAATAGCACGGACGATGTTGATGCGGACCTCCTTGCTCTGGGGGTCCTCAATGCGGGcctggaagagcttgagaagctcatgtGTGTGGTCGGCGAAGTGGGTAGGGTCCTCCTCGAGGATAGCGTAGAGGAGGAATGAACCAACCTCACGGGCAACAACATTGTCGTTGTTGGTGAGAGGAAGGAGGTGCTTGAGGAactcctcaccctcaccaTTCTCCATATCAGCGCTGACAATGCCGGCGATAAGACGGGCGAGGGAGTGGCGGACACCAGCGGAGGACTCCTTGAGGACACCCTCAAGAAGGTGGTTTCGGGCGAGCTGTCGCTGGTCCTGGGCGGTCTTCTCCCAGAACTTGGGGATCAGACGAAGAGCCTGGACCGAGGCGAGCTGTCGAACACCGGCGTCTCCATGTGTGAGGGAGATCTCGACGAGGGCGAGCAGCGACTCGGGTTGTGTGTAGAAGTTCTTCTGGAGCTCGGCGGTAACGGCCTTGACCTGCTCTGTGTTGGCTAGAGAGAAAATGTTAGTATCGAAGTTTGTGTAGCGAGGCAACGAGTAGAAGCAAGGGAAAGCAGAGCTTGCCGGCTGTTTATCGTTGACGTAGATGATAGAACTTACGGACTTGGCTCCCTTCAAGGAGCTGAGCAAGCTTCCCCTTATCCATGATGATTTCTTTGTCGAAGCTTGAACGAcagagaaaaaaagagaaagagagaaggaaaaaggaaaagaaccCGAAGGTTTATAGTagtgaagagaaggaaagaaaagagtcGCGAGAGACCCGCGCCGAAAATTTTAAATTATTTGGGGTCCTTTCGAGTCGAGTCGAAATTAGCATGGAAGAGAAAAAAATTCCCAAGCCGCCCCGCTCTTGCTGGTGCACGCGCTGGTTGGCAGTGGTGGCCCAGGCAAGCCAGGGTCTGGTGTTGCCCCTCGTTTCTTCCACTTTTAGCGCGGGGCTTTTTGTGGTGATGATTTCCCTGACGGGTTAAGAAGACGCCGAATGAAGTTGTATGTAGTTAatgcttgatcttgaccgCCTTTGGTGGGTGGGAGTGATGTGTTGTTGTCTTTTGTTTCGTCGGCCTTGTCTAGACTCGTCTCTGGTGGGATGGGATGGTTATTGTTGAAGCCTGATTACTCCAGGCATCGCTGAAGATGTCGGATAAATGCAACCTTGACAGCCAAGACAAGCCCTCGAGTTTGCTGGCACCGGCCGAGATGCTGCACTAGCTCAGGTGCATGGCAGCCATGAACCATGGCCAATGATTGTTGGCTGATAGGCCCGTGATGACGTTGGTTGGCTGCTTGACACGCGTTAGGCTGATTGATACGCTCCCAGAAGTTTGGGTTTCGGATGCTTATCACCAAGCGATCAGATACAGCTTCATCCAAGAATTGGTTGACGGTCTGTCAGGCATGAAATATTACTGCCATAACACTGCTATGAACTGCCACCAAGCAATGTCTAGTACGCGTCAGAGAAGATGCCACTGCACCACTAACCCAGACTATAGTCTGTACGTCACCAACTCTGTTCAGACAGCTTCATAGCTCACTTCGACTCAACTTGACGCAGCTCAAATCTTAGACAAGTCGCATCATTTGCCGTACCTGACGGCTACAACAGTTACCCAGTGATACTTTGTACTCCCGTCCACAACGCATGGTACGACATGCTCAATCGACGCTCTTCTTGCCAGGCACACAGATGCGATCGTTAATCTTGAGAGCCTCACAATCAAGGTCCggattcttgttcttcaagtcATCAACGCTAACTCCATTCTTGTTCGCAATATCCCAGCATGTATCGCCCTTGTGAATCGCATACGCCACCGTGTCCTCCGGACAGTCAGCGATGGGAATACGCTCGTCCGGCGAAGAACCCTTGTAGCCGAGGAACCAGAAGAGCAGGACGAGCGATAGGATGACGAGCATGAGAAAGTTGAGAAAAGGCTTCATCTCAGTGAACCACGACATCTTAGGGcgttgctgctggcttgTCATGAGGAAGGTCTCGGTCTCTTGACCTTCAGGACGAGCTTCGCCGACCTTTGTGAGCTGGCCGTATTCATTGCCTGGCGCGCTCTCCCAGTAGCTGCCGTCGGCGTCGCGGAACGTGTAGACCTGAGTGTCAGCATCGTAGCCTACTCTCTGCATGCCCTCAGGGAGACGCTCCTCGTCGGTGTCGTAGCGAGAGAATCGAGACATTGTTGTCGACGGTTATTGACTGAGATGGTGATttgatgtgattgatgaatagaagaagagggagaaagaTGGAAGAGCTCAGGCTGCCTCCTTTGAAACATGGACATCACGTTCCCTCGCTTGTTCAGGGGACCGCGTCATGCCTTAGGTAAGCATCTTACAGGCATAAGCTTGCTGAAGCCACCATCACCCAAGTCACCGAATGCGGAAAACAGACAACAGGCAGCATCAATTGCGAGAAGTATTCTTGGTATTGATTGAATATGGCGTTCACAGCATTGAATTGTAGGTGTTGCGATGCGGTAACGAAACCTCATCATGCCATTTGGAGTATGAGGCGCGACGCATTCTGCACTGGGTGTTATGACTTTCACATTACATGGTATAAGAATATATCGCAATATAATCCCATGCTCTAATGCAGAGAGAACAATGCGACCAGATTCCTGTATCATAGCACCCTGACTTACCTTAACTGGGTCTATAGTCATGCCTCCTTCTAGATAAGAACTAACCGCCTGCCTTGCCAGCTTCCATGCCTTGGCAACACATCAAAAGCTACCTATGAACGCCCGATATCTGAGCTTGCAGGCGTACTTGTCGGGGAAAGGGGCGTTTCGATACCTTAACGACTGGCTGCCCTCAAAGCATTGATGGTGCCTCTCCTTCTATACCTTACGCAACACAACAGCTCATCATtcaacaataacaacaacaCATCACCCATTATCTTTGAGCTACCTCTAGTCATAAGTAACATCACACAGCTTCTGCAGTCGTTTTCCAATCATCCATCACATTATTCCCATCAATAACTGCCATCATGAGCACTCCATCTCGAGTCCATGATCTGATGATCGTTTTCGATGCCATAACAGGCGGGAGCGTCGGTGTTACGGCGTTGAAAGAAGCCATTCCCGATATTATCGACTTCGTGGCTCTTGCTGACTGCTTTGAGCGCATTGGAGTCCTAGCCTATCGTAATTATACTTCTGATAACGTGATACAGTGGTCAGGATGGTGCTTTCCTTTTAGTGCCACCAGCACTCCGAGTCAAGACGACATACTCAACTTCGTTAAAGCTTTAGAGGCGCCTGATGACTCCGAGTACAAGTCAAATCCTGCTTCAAAAGCGGCTCTTGCCAAAGCGTATCAGGAGATGAGAGCGGGTCAGAACGCGACTATCCTCCTTCTTTATACCCATGCTCCTCCCATGTTCGAGCATACCAGTGGGCGAAGCGAGACCAGTTCGGGATATTACAAGTTCGAGCAGCTTCAACTCCTGTTGGAGTACGAGGTAACAGGTCAATTTTTCAGGGATTGGGTTACTGGCGCCCATATTCTCGCGGGCAATGGTTTTCATACCAAGAGAGCTGTGGTACTTTCTTTCGGATCCAATTTCAGCATCAGTAATTGGAGTCCATATCTCTATCTATCTACCATGACAGGGGGCGGTTTCTATCTTACGACATACAGTGGCAGAGTCATCTCTCGACTAACTATAGGCCTGCTCCTCGTTTGGATGCGGGCTGATGGAAATATCGACATACCAGAATCCTCCAAAGTAGCTTTCAAACGAGACCTAACCACCCATACAGTGTCCGAAGCCGATATTGAGAGATCCTGCGGCAGGTACTCTGACAACCTCGAGAAAACCAATACTCTTGCTGGGCCACGCAGCTGCCTCCGTGTCCGATATGACAGTGTCAACACCGACAACGGGCAATTCAGCATATACACAAGCAGAAACTTGGCCAGGAAGTATattgatggcgatgaagacTACAAAAACGTCATTGTGGAACAGCTTGATCGAATTATCAGCACCAATGTATCAGTCATCGCTATCCATCCCTTTTACGGGCAACTTTGGCGCGCTGTCTGTAGCGACCAAACTGGCAACAACAACATAAAGAGAAGCCTCTTGGGAAAGTTTAGAGCCCAGGTTAGTCAAATACCCGATGCAAGAGACAAGAAGCAAGCACAGACTTGGTTGGAAGAGTCGTATACCTTTTTCCATGAGATCAATGAGGAGATCTCAGCTCTTCCTGCAAATCGCCAATTCCCACTTGTATGTGTAGATCCAGACACGATCGATTTACAGGGAAATCAGTACGATGCAGCCCTTACTCGTGCACAGCTACTCAACATCTGGAAGTCGTGCGACATGGATATTCTGGGACGCTTGGGAAATGTTCTGATCCGGATGCATTACGTTCAACAGGAGAAAGATATGCCTGCCAGTATGACAAACTCTTGGCCTTGCCTGACTCCTCGGATCCCTCTTGCACTAATAATGCCTGAGTACGGGGGCAAATTTTAGAATTACTTGCTCCATGCTGTCGTTCCTGGAACGCAA
This region includes:
- a CDS encoding dienelactone hydrolase, whose amino-acid sequence is MASNQPAKCCTEGVRHEGEPTGKMIKLDSGLDAYIATAPADKAHKGTGIVYIADIFGIWTNSKLMADQFAANGYTTIIPDIFNGDVMPLPMPEGLDIMSWITKGAKGDNPHTPAQIDPIIAESIKTLKEQGATKIGAVGYCFGAKSQYVIRNYSAGIDVGYVAHPSFVEEEELKAITGPLSIAAAQTDNIFPAEKRHRSEEILIETGKPFQINLFSHVEHGFAVRADLKDKRKKFAKEQAFFQAVQWFDEYLI
- a CDS encoding eukaryotic membrane protein family-domain-containing protein — translated: MAASVDSINSHHLPPLLSPSSTPPPSCADTTNDKIPTITSDEDHSSEEGSHRSSSVRRVESNSSISEPAVEDDEDQEQEPAEETLDKDKDQDDSTAVPSGRASRSSTISNTTNPNVRRLSATEMQRLTNSPESLPVAPAPERRSIDQESASHLLDQREAIRQPTMRLDDPTPPAQPNGVAVEARTGLTSALRTARDIQMDIHRRPSPGARTLSTPPTSRVLGSDSSGTSSPRRYSSFNSTGRPTSLHLNLDGTGGTSPVLGARSTPATAIPLQTDSSGLRPPSPIPPIIPLPPMSLPTHLQLELAAQRPSPLYIHQSHAYDIPYESNAVKFERLKNVILLPPHLEMTLNFGALACLDAWLWNFTILPMRFIQAVSMLVRWWGYVILKEVRWLLGFVWYGLGRLWRRGRTSRADETSDEGRSRSESRPRGRSNDENGSHDLKANGNGNGNGHFKPLQSRSQPKSGAFRHRRTKSMPSNLSAFHKADLLQGAVIICSSMALMTLDASRMYHFIRAQSAIKLYVIYNILEVGDRLLSALGQDILECLFSTETLSRNASGRSKVLLPLGMFMLALVYCCLHSIALYYQVITLNVAVNSYSNALLTLLLSNQFVEIKSTVFKRFEKDNLFQLTCADIVERFQLWIMLFIIGMRNVVEVGGLSVPGAGSESYDETSVPHHSPSILPHSFTVLPSWLMSGEVLSPFFIVIGSEMLVDTIKHAYVTKFNNIKPAFYSRILDILCKDYYTNAFMTPSLTKRLGLAVIPLSCLFIRASIQTYHMLLSTHLPMPMPMPIPQSTQTSLSEESATPSSPAMIAALNRFDSLIRDSLGRATYGYPYGSPLNSRPWYSWTSDDFIAAVTMVVVFFIAFLVLLILKLLLGMVLLKYSRNRYAKMKRAEHQGRAPESFDTPGGRRVGGFGQVEVGEERQRWIHADRNEGLKGGKGPGKRVEKTEKKKDDFEKVMRYEMVAKRIW
- a CDS encoding armadillo-type protein codes for the protein MDKGKLAQLLEGSQVPNTEQVKAVTAELQKNFYTQPESLLALVEISLTHGDAGVRQLASVQALRLIPKFWEKTAQDQRQLARNHLLEGVLKESSAGVRHSLARLIAGIVSADMENGEGEEFLKHLLPLTNNDNVVAREVGSFLLYAILEEDPTHFADHTHELLKLFQARIEDPQSKEVRINIVRAIGAILMIVEPEEDPESLKAMQNFVPSLVNILKATVEAEDEESYKIVFEVFHSFIAYDSSLLALHLRDLLTFMIELGGNVNAEEDARSQALAFLIQCVRYRRMKIQGMKDMAAELMVKAMHIVTELDADDDEEDMSPARTAISLIDTLSNELPPRQAIVPLLEQFPHFATNNDPKFRMAAMLALGNAAEGAPDFISTQLQPLLPTIISLLEDSETQVRHASLVGLIHLAEEMADEMSSHHEQIIASVLKNLEAASQGVSDKKNVSIIRCACGALDTFGDGIDTKIMAQYGPNLIGPMVRLLDHEDFGVKAAAASAIGAIASSMEKGFEPYFKDVMSSLGKFVSIKEGEESLDLRSSTCDSLGRIAMAVGSESFQPYVMDLMSASEEALGLDNPRLKETSFILWSNLSKVYHEQFDHFLPGVFKGLFSSLELEEEEIELPGVDASQLGDGAIVVGGKRVKVKAPETQDDITIATGGDEDWDDIEDLEDLGAVTAVALEQEIALDVLGDVISNSCNSSNLETYVEQTIEKVSPFTEHTYEGCRKTAISTLWRTYARVFQVWEEGAGVKWEAGLPPKHTPPTSLISMGQALEKATMTIWSDDSERSVVTDINRNVAATLKACGPALLASKDGLLQEMVSVVGLIITRSHPCQQDLGDEEEEQEVDAGSSEYDWLVIDTALDVVVGLAAALGNNFGELWKIFEKPILRLASSSEDLHRSTAVGTIAEITKYTGEAITPFTESLGQALVRRLTDPDPLAKSNAAYAIGLVVLNSADTGKTFPMYPLLWEKLEPLLTVNEMRMTDNVAGAVSRMMTKNPNNEFVAQALPAVINVLPLQEDYEENAPIYDNIFKLYQQSNPTVEQLTPQLINVFEKVLSPPEEQLEPETREILQHTVQNLYKAKPDLLANNPGLLKLAGIQ